In a genomic window of Vallitalea okinawensis:
- a CDS encoding MaoC family dehydratase yields the protein MSGKDVHSIKIGDKASYTRTVTEADVVIFGGVSGDLNPAHFNEEFSKKTLFKGRIAHGMLTASYISTVLGMSLPGPGTIYLSQDLKFKKPVRFGDTITAEVEVIEINVEKNRVTLKTTCFNQKKEVVLTGEALVMPPVKDKLS from the coding sequence ATGAGTGGTAAGGATGTACATTCTATCAAAATTGGTGATAAAGCCAGCTATACCAGAACAGTAACTGAGGCTGATGTGGTTATATTTGGCGGTGTAAGTGGTGATTTAAATCCTGCACATTTTAACGAAGAGTTTAGTAAAAAGACATTGTTTAAAGGACGTATAGCCCATGGTATGTTGACTGCAAGTTACATATCCACTGTTCTTGGTATGTCATTACCTGGACCAGGCACCATCTATTTATCACAAGACTTAAAGTTTAAAAAGCCGGTCAGATTTGGTGATACAATAACAGCTGAGGTGGAAGTTATAGAAATTAACGTTGAAAAAAACAGAGTCACATTGAAAACCACTTGTTTTAACCAAAAGAAAGAGGTCGTTTTAACCGGGGAAGCATTAGTTATGCCACCTGTTAAAGACAAGTTAAGCTAG
- a CDS encoding mechanosensitive ion channel family protein yields MENFFKFDTTVLQTFAITYGGKLISGLIILIIGLKLIKYITKLFRSGLERSSVDKSLYAFLLSATKVTLYILLVTILVDTLGVDTASFIAVLGSAGLAIGLAIQGSLSNLAGGVLILFLKPFKAGDFIEAVGHGGIVEEIQLFYTILNTPDNKKIIIPNGELANSSATNHSANDTRRIDLTFGVGYEDDVHKVKQILMDIAKKHPLIFKNPEPQVVLTEHADSSVNFSLRVWCKTEDYWNIRFELMETVKIKFDQESINIPYPQMDVHLIQND; encoded by the coding sequence TTGGAGAATTTTTTTAAGTTTGATACGACTGTATTACAAACTTTTGCAATAACTTATGGTGGTAAGTTAATATCTGGACTTATTATATTAATTATAGGTCTCAAATTAATCAAATATATTACAAAGTTATTTAGAAGTGGTCTAGAAAGAAGTAGTGTTGATAAGTCTCTGTATGCTTTTTTATTGTCTGCAACGAAAGTCACTTTATATATACTTCTAGTTACGATTCTGGTAGATACTTTAGGTGTTGATACGGCTTCATTTATTGCAGTATTAGGTTCTGCTGGTTTGGCAATAGGTTTAGCTATACAAGGTAGTTTGTCTAATTTGGCTGGTGGCGTTTTAATATTATTTCTCAAACCATTTAAAGCAGGGGATTTTATTGAGGCAGTCGGACATGGTGGAATAGTTGAGGAGATTCAATTATTCTATACCATTTTGAATACGCCAGATAATAAGAAAATTATCATACCTAACGGGGAATTAGCTAATAGTAGTGCCACTAATCACTCGGCCAATGATACTAGAAGAATTGATTTAACTTTTGGTGTAGGATATGAAGATGATGTTCATAAGGTAAAGCAGATATTAATGGATATTGCAAAAAAACATCCATTAATTTTTAAGAATCCTGAGCCACAGGTAGTCTTAACAGAGCATGCTGATAGTTCAGTTAATTTTTCTTTACGAGTATGGTGCAAAACAGAAGATTACTGGAATATACGTTTTGAATTAATGGAAACAGTGAAAATCAAATTTGATCAAGAGAGTATCAATATCCCTTATCCGCAAATGGATGTACATTTAATACAAAATGATTAG
- a CDS encoding acetyl-CoA hydrolase/transferase family protein: protein MSYKHKIISIDEALSKIKSEDHIVTGLAAAEAKVLLENLHRVADYVKGVTVTTCLPMVLADYFNDPTYKDSFQMDGWFYTAAIRKAQSNGNISFIPNHLHLAGIKRLAHKQPNIYIGNATPPDQHGYVSLSLSNVYEKRMIEAAKLVILEINPKLPRTFGDMELHVNDVDYLIETDYDIPELPDIEPNEKDLKIGSYIADYIHDGDCIQLGIGGIPNAVATSLMNKKDLGIHTEMITTGMMKLVNAGVITGKKKNFNKGKLVATFALGTRELYDFIDNNPSVMIKDGHWVNDPYVIGLNDNQVSINTTIEVDLTGQCASESIGAVQYSGTGGQADTAIGAQRSKNGRSFIALYSTARVRNKDTGEREEISKIVPTLKPGAAVSLSRNDVDYVVTEYGVASLKGTSVRERVERLVQIAHPKFREALMESAITLGIF from the coding sequence GTGAGTTATAAGCACAAAATTATATCAATAGATGAAGCATTAAGTAAGATAAAATCAGAGGATCATATCGTGACGGGTTTAGCAGCTGCAGAAGCAAAAGTCTTATTAGAAAACCTGCATAGAGTAGCTGATTATGTTAAAGGTGTTACAGTAACCACTTGTCTGCCCATGGTTTTAGCAGATTATTTTAATGACCCAACCTATAAAGATAGTTTTCAAATGGATGGGTGGTTTTATACTGCAGCTATTCGGAAAGCACAAAGTAATGGCAATATATCTTTCATACCCAATCATCTTCATCTAGCAGGTATAAAAAGATTAGCCCATAAACAACCCAATATTTATATTGGCAATGCAACACCACCAGATCAGCATGGATATGTATCCTTATCACTTAGTAATGTATATGAAAAAAGAATGATTGAAGCAGCAAAATTAGTTATACTTGAGATTAATCCAAAGTTACCTCGAACCTTTGGAGATATGGAACTTCATGTCAATGATGTAGATTACCTTATTGAGACAGATTATGATATACCTGAATTACCAGATATTGAACCTAACGAGAAAGATCTAAAAATTGGTTCCTATATTGCAGATTATATTCATGATGGAGATTGTATTCAATTGGGAATTGGTGGGATACCTAATGCAGTAGCAACATCTTTGATGAATAAAAAAGATTTAGGTATTCATACAGAGATGATTACAACGGGGATGATGAAATTAGTTAACGCTGGTGTCATTACTGGTAAGAAAAAGAATTTTAATAAAGGAAAGTTAGTAGCTACTTTTGCTTTAGGAACAAGAGAGCTATATGATTTTATAGATAATAATCCTTCTGTAATGATTAAAGATGGTCATTGGGTCAATGACCCTTATGTCATTGGTTTAAATGATAATCAAGTATCTATTAACACGACTATTGAAGTGGACTTAACGGGGCAATGTGCGTCTGAATCTATCGGAGCGGTCCAATACAGTGGTACTGGTGGGCAGGCTGATACAGCCATAGGCGCACAAAGGTCTAAAAATGGTAGGTCTTTCATCGCTCTTTATTCCACTGCAAGGGTAAGGAATAAAGATACAGGAGAAAGAGAAGAAATCTCTAAGATAGTGCCTACATTAAAACCCGGTGCTGCTGTCAGCTTATCACGAAATGATGTAGATTATGTCGTTACAGAATATGGTGTAGCAAGTTTAAAAGGAACCTCAGTTAGAGAAAGGGTAGAGCGGCTCGTACAAATTGCTCATCCTAAGTTTAGAGAAGCACTGATGGAAAGCGCCATAACATTGGGTATTTTTTAA
- a CDS encoding response regulator transcription factor, whose protein sequence is MSKKILIADDELRMRILVSDFLSMEGYDIVEAIDGKEAIDLFTDDPGIHLVILDVMMPFYDGWEACKAIREMSSVPIIMLTAKNREPDELNGFKSGADEYITKPFSPTIFVARVNALIKRTYGDDEQDEIIKGDLCIYPKQCRVTVTGNPVELSQTEFDLLLYMIQNETQVLSRDQLLNQVWGYDYEGTDRTVDTHINRLRIKLQACGSYIQTKRGYGYKFEVI, encoded by the coding sequence ATGAGTAAAAAAATTCTTATTGCTGATGATGAACTACGCATGCGTATATTGGTTTCAGATTTTTTATCCATGGAAGGTTATGATATTGTAGAGGCCATTGATGGTAAAGAAGCTATTGATCTCTTTACGGATGATCCGGGAATTCACTTGGTTATTTTAGATGTGATGATGCCTTTTTACGACGGTTGGGAAGCATGTAAAGCTATTAGAGAAATGAGCTCTGTACCCATCATTATGCTAACTGCTAAAAATAGAGAACCAGATGAGTTAAACGGATTTAAGTCAGGTGCAGATGAATATATTACGAAACCCTTTAGCCCTACTATCTTTGTAGCACGTGTTAACGCTTTAATAAAACGCACTTATGGTGACGATGAACAGGATGAGATTATCAAAGGTGATCTTTGCATTTATCCCAAACAATGTCGAGTAACTGTTACAGGTAACCCCGTTGAATTAAGTCAAACAGAATTTGATCTCTTACTATACATGATTCAAAATGAAACTCAAGTACTATCAAGAGATCAACTATTAAATCAAGTTTGGGGTTATGATTACGAAGGTACTGATCGTACCGTTGATACCCATATCAATCGTTTGCGTATTAAATTGCAAGCATGCGGAAGCTATATACAAACCAAACGAGGGTACGGCTATAAATTTGAGGTGATTTAG
- a CDS encoding acetyl-CoA C-acetyltransferase — MSRVYIVAAQRTAIGSFLGTIKDIHPADLGATVLKDIIQKTTIHPASIDEVIIGNVLPAEQGQGIARQVAIKAGIPVEVPAYTLNMVCGSGMKAIMNGYTSIKANMHHLVVAGGVESMSRTPFILPSHARRGHKLGDMVAKDHLVYDALTDAFEGYHMGITAENIAEKYSISREEQDAFALESQRRAIQAVDNGTFKDEIVPVEVKMRREVIQFDVDEYPNRKTNEEKLAKLRPAFKKDGTVTAGNASGLNDGASVVLLASEHAVEIHGLTPLAEVIGIGQGGVEPSIMGMGPVPAIGKVLSSIDKKLIDMELIELNEAFAAQSLGVIRELSDEHQVSQEWIKERTNVNGGAIALGHPVGISGNRIVVTLIHEMKKRGLTYGLASLCIGGGMGTALILKI, encoded by the coding sequence ATGAGTAGAGTTTATATTGTTGCTGCACAACGTACAGCAATTGGATCATTTTTAGGAACGATCAAAGATATTCATCCAGCTGACTTAGGAGCTACTGTACTTAAAGACATCATCCAAAAGACAACTATCCATCCAGCTTCGATTGATGAAGTTATTATTGGTAATGTACTGCCTGCTGAACAAGGACAAGGAATTGCAAGACAAGTGGCCATCAAAGCTGGAATACCTGTTGAAGTACCAGCCTACACATTAAATATGGTATGTGGAAGTGGCATGAAGGCTATTATGAACGGTTATACAAGTATTAAAGCTAATATGCATCATTTAGTTGTTGCAGGTGGTGTTGAATCCATGTCTAGAACACCCTTTATATTGCCTAGTCATGCACGAAGAGGGCATAAGTTGGGGGACATGGTAGCAAAGGACCACTTGGTATATGACGCTTTGACTGATGCTTTTGAAGGTTATCATATGGGAATCACAGCTGAAAACATAGCTGAAAAATATAGTATTTCTAGAGAAGAGCAAGATGCTTTTGCTTTGGAATCACAAAGAAGAGCTATTCAAGCTGTTGATAATGGTACATTCAAAGATGAAATTGTCCCAGTAGAGGTAAAAATGCGTAGAGAAGTTATACAATTCGATGTAGATGAATATCCCAATAGGAAAACTAATGAAGAGAAATTAGCTAAGCTTAGACCTGCTTTTAAGAAAGATGGAACAGTTACTGCTGGGAATGCATCTGGTTTAAATGATGGGGCAAGCGTGGTACTTCTAGCATCAGAGCATGCTGTTGAAATTCATGGGCTTACACCATTAGCTGAAGTAATCGGAATAGGCCAAGGAGGAGTAGAGCCTAGTATCATGGGGATGGGACCTGTACCAGCTATTGGAAAAGTATTGAGCTCCATTGATAAGAAGCTCATTGACATGGAGCTTATAGAACTAAATGAAGCCTTTGCAGCTCAGTCATTAGGTGTTATCAGAGAACTTAGTGATGAGCATCAAGTCAGTCAAGAATGGATCAAAGAGAGAACGAATGTTAATGGTGGAGCTATTGCACTGGGGCACCCTGTGGGGATTTCTGGAAATCGAATTGTTGTGACTTTAATCCATGAGATGAAGAAGAGAGGATTAACTTATGGATTGGCATCATTATGTATAGGCGGAGGAATGGGAACAGCACTTATACTCAAAATCTAA
- a CDS encoding ferritin family protein, with product MMHPYRCVICGETSLVSAAPERCPFCGSDRKNLLPAAEWIGYGEVEMCEKSYRACEIALGLELDNYAFYKCSAAKAENQVTQAIFERLMEQELEHAEVFAEAMGIPFHELETDRCSESDFINMKKSNKHEVRAIKFYTKVANEAPEPRIKQIFSVIAEVEQEHLIVTNMYLPR from the coding sequence ATGATGCACCCTTATCGATGTGTAATCTGTGGTGAAACTTCTTTAGTTTCTGCCGCTCCTGAACGCTGCCCATTTTGTGGTTCTGATAGAAAGAATCTTCTACCTGCTGCAGAGTGGATAGGTTATGGGGAAGTAGAAATGTGTGAAAAGAGTTATCGAGCTTGTGAAATAGCATTAGGTTTAGAACTCGATAACTATGCGTTTTACAAATGCTCAGCTGCTAAAGCAGAAAATCAAGTAACTCAAGCTATCTTTGAGCGATTAATGGAACAGGAATTAGAACATGCTGAAGTTTTTGCAGAAGCAATGGGTATACCTTTTCATGAACTAGAAACTGATCGTTGTAGTGAAAGTGATTTTATCAATATGAAAAAGTCTAACAAACATGAAGTAAGGGCTATCAAATTCTACACAAAGGTTGCTAACGAAGCACCAGAACCAAGGATAAAGCAGATATTTAGTGTTATAGCAGAAGTAGAACAAGAACACTTAATAGTAACGAATATGTACTTACCACGTTAA
- a CDS encoding alpha/beta fold hydrolase, with protein MSEFHYNNKKIYFEVHGEGQPLIILNGIMMSHFSWKIFLPHLTKDKQVILLDFIDQGFSDKAEGLSYKHELQVEVLKGLVDHLNLSNINLVGVSYGAQIALQFAMRFQEIVEHLMVFNVNSYTSPWLHDIGRAWVDAARTYNPSTYYNVTIPYIYSPKFYNENYQWMSKRRQLLNTVFDKPFLDAMIRLIESSEGYDIREQLNDITAKTLIVASDHDYITPLAETEYLHHHIKESDFVMLKECGHASMYERPNEFVALINGFMQKESRISIV; from the coding sequence ATGTCGGAGTTTCATTACAATAATAAAAAAATATATTTTGAAGTACATGGAGAGGGGCAACCACTGATCATACTGAACGGGATTATGATGAGTCACTTTAGTTGGAAAATATTTTTACCACACCTGACTAAAGATAAACAGGTTATATTATTGGATTTTATTGATCAAGGTTTCTCGGATAAAGCTGAAGGCTTAAGCTATAAGCATGAGTTACAAGTTGAAGTCCTTAAGGGGTTAGTTGACCATCTTAACTTATCAAATATTAACCTAGTTGGAGTATCCTATGGTGCACAAATTGCCTTACAGTTTGCAATGCGCTTTCAAGAAATAGTGGAGCATTTGATGGTTTTCAATGTCAACAGTTACACATCACCATGGTTACACGACATCGGAAGAGCATGGGTGGATGCTGCAAGAACCTATAATCCATCGACGTATTATAACGTAACTATACCTTATATCTATTCACCTAAGTTTTATAATGAAAATTATCAGTGGATGAGTAAAAGAAGGCAACTATTGAATACTGTATTCGATAAACCTTTCTTAGATGCAATGATTCGACTTATTGAAAGTTCAGAAGGATATGATATTAGAGAGCAGCTAAATGATATAACTGCTAAGACCCTTATTGTGGCGTCAGACCACGACTATATTACGCCCCTTGCTGAAACTGAGTATCTACATCATCATATTAAGGAATCTGATTTTGTTATGTTGAAAGAGTGTGGTCATGCTTCTATGTACGAAAGGCCTAATGAGTTTGTTGCGTTGATCAATGGGTTTATGCAGAAAGAGAGTAGAATATCTATTGTTTAG
- a CDS encoding ABC transporter substrate-binding protein — protein sequence MKKGLAVILSTLLVISMMLTACETAVETAQGVTKDSVKVGNSIATSGPLAPVGVPYKAGMEAYFMMVNEGGGVNGRVIEYVHQDDEFNPEKGKAAVDKMINDEKIFAFVGHFGTPIVGATLNDIKEAGIPAVYFATGTGLLYNEKAEGFDRVAYPVQPVYPMEGRIMAAWAKGEFNASKVGVIYTNDDAGKDLLKGIKQEAERMGGLTVIDEQVPPNADDVSAAVTKLKNEEVDMVIIAAIQGTFPQIAKELAKQGVYKPTLTTYVNADQRMTAAVKDDVADHFAIYANAWVDMTKPAINDYREWVGKVSDEDLSSNAYAMTGWIAAHFFVEGLRRVDGDLTWETYMDALESEPIDNPFGGSIDFSDGKRLGTQEMALLKMNPSVDAGWEGFIDFESIDGILDGQ from the coding sequence ATGAAAAAAGGTTTAGCTGTTATTCTTAGCACGCTATTGGTAATCTCAATGATGTTAACTGCATGCGAAACAGCAGTTGAAACGGCTCAAGGCGTAACAAAGGATAGTGTTAAGGTAGGGAATAGTATAGCGACTTCTGGTCCATTGGCTCCGGTTGGAGTTCCATATAAGGCTGGGATGGAAGCCTACTTTATGATGGTAAACGAAGGTGGCGGCGTCAACGGTCGCGTGATAGAGTATGTTCATCAGGATGATGAGTTCAATCCTGAAAAAGGGAAAGCTGCTGTAGACAAAATGATTAATGATGAAAAAATATTTGCTTTCGTAGGTCACTTTGGGACACCTATTGTTGGAGCAACGCTTAATGATATTAAAGAAGCGGGTATCCCAGCGGTTTATTTTGCAACAGGTACTGGTTTACTTTATAACGAGAAAGCAGAAGGATTTGATCGCGTAGCATATCCTGTACAGCCAGTCTATCCAATGGAAGGAAGAATTATGGCTGCCTGGGCTAAAGGTGAGTTTAATGCTTCTAAAGTTGGGGTTATTTATACCAACGATGATGCGGGTAAAGATTTACTTAAAGGGATCAAACAAGAAGCTGAAAGAATGGGCGGTTTAACTGTTATTGATGAGCAAGTACCACCGAATGCCGATGATGTTTCAGCTGCTGTAACTAAATTAAAAAATGAAGAAGTAGATATGGTGATCATTGCTGCTATTCAAGGGACATTTCCACAAATAGCTAAAGAATTAGCCAAACAAGGTGTTTATAAACCAACATTAACGACATATGTTAATGCTGATCAGCGGATGACAGCAGCTGTTAAAGACGATGTGGCAGATCACTTTGCTATTTATGCCAATGCATGGGTAGACATGACCAAACCTGCTATCAATGATTATAGAGAGTGGGTGGGTAAAGTATCTGATGAAGACCTAAGCAGTAATGCATATGCCATGACAGGATGGATTGCAGCTCATTTCTTTGTAGAAGGATTGAGAAGGGTTGACGGAGATTTGACCTGGGAAACTTATATGGATGCATTGGAATCTGAACCAATTGATAATCCTTTTGGTGGATCCATTGATTTCTCCGATGGCAAGCGATTAGGTACTCAAGAGATGGCATTGCTTAAGATGAATCCAAGTGTTGATGCTGGTTGGGAAGGTTTTATTGATTTTGAGAGCATAGATGGAATTTTAGATGGTCAATAG
- a CDS encoding sensor histidine kinase produces the protein MNSIRKKLFLQIGALIILLIGLLILANTYLLQHYYINKQKTQLIDYYDQINNLSVSQYEDNLRDFISYENKSNVDILIFNEDDGIIYSSKSYLLDDKMKNKLGVKPPPNEKALERPPIEIKREEPINEKIKFILGVDYITKEDDLILTGDLDNGNIIDLHIPLISIKTSIALANEFLIIVGTIVFIIAMLFAYVVSRTFTRPILEMNKATLGMKNLDFGIQCKVESNDELGQLAQSINEMSAELDDTIQSLHFSNLELQQEIKEKIKIDEKRKQLLNNVSHELKTPLALMQGYAEGLKLNVAKNHNRVDFYCDVIVDEAKKMNYLVQNLLNINQFEIGDEILHKSEFEVVDFVNYIVEKYTPLLCENNINLQLSLPEPTNVYADSFRSEQVLTNYLNNAIQYVDEKKDVHITLLKSDRKVRIEVYNSCQHINDLELEKLWDSFYKRDKARTRDNGGHGLGLSIVKAIQEASHNNYGVRSENNGITFWFELDLQEPHY, from the coding sequence ATGAATTCGATTAGAAAGAAGCTTTTTTTACAGATTGGTGCATTGATTATACTATTGATAGGTTTATTGATATTAGCCAACACCTATTTACTCCAACATTACTATATAAATAAACAAAAGACACAGCTGATTGATTACTATGATCAAATAAATAATCTTTCTGTTTCCCAGTATGAAGATAATCTAAGAGATTTTATCTCTTATGAAAATAAATCAAATGTCGATATACTGATTTTTAACGAAGATGATGGCATCATTTATTCATCCAAGTCATATTTACTTGATGATAAAATGAAAAATAAATTAGGTGTGAAGCCACCTCCAAATGAAAAAGCACTAGAACGCCCTCCTATAGAGATTAAGCGAGAAGAACCCATAAACGAAAAAATAAAGTTTATACTAGGTGTAGATTATATTACTAAAGAAGACGATCTTATTCTTACAGGAGATTTGGATAATGGTAACATCATCGACTTACACATACCATTGATTTCTATAAAAACAAGTATTGCATTGGCTAACGAATTCTTAATCATTGTTGGAACAATCGTTTTCATTATAGCCATGTTATTTGCTTACGTTGTATCCAGAACTTTTACGAGACCTATATTAGAAATGAATAAGGCTACATTAGGCATGAAAAATCTAGATTTTGGTATCCAATGTAAAGTGGAATCCAATGATGAACTAGGACAATTAGCACAGAGTATTAACGAAATGTCCGCTGAGTTGGATGATACCATTCAATCATTGCATTTTAGTAATCTAGAGCTCCAACAAGAAATTAAAGAGAAAATTAAGATTGATGAAAAAAGAAAGCAACTACTTAATAATGTGTCCCACGAATTAAAAACCCCATTAGCGCTTATGCAGGGGTATGCAGAGGGTTTAAAGCTTAATGTGGCTAAAAATCATAATCGTGTAGATTTTTATTGTGATGTTATCGTAGATGAGGCTAAGAAAATGAACTATTTAGTTCAAAACCTTTTGAATATTAATCAGTTCGAAATTGGAGATGAAATACTTCATAAGTCTGAATTCGAAGTTGTGGATTTCGTCAATTATATAGTAGAAAAATATACTCCTCTATTATGTGAAAACAACATTAATTTGCAATTAAGTTTACCTGAACCAACAAATGTATATGCCGATTCCTTTAGATCAGAGCAAGTATTAACAAATTATTTAAATAACGCTATTCAATATGTAGATGAAAAAAAGGATGTGCATATTACTCTTTTGAAAAGTGATAGAAAAGTTCGCATTGAAGTTTATAATTCTTGTCAACACATTAACGATCTAGAATTAGAAAAATTATGGGATAGTTTTTATAAACGAGATAAAGCAAGAACCAGAGACAATGGGGGGCACGGTCTAGGTTTATCGATAGTTAAAGCTATTCAAGAAGCCTCTCATAATAACTATGGCGTTAGATCTGAGAATAATGGCATTACTTTTTGGTTTGAATTAGACTTACAAGAACCACATTATTGA
- the fabG gene encoding 3-oxoacyl-ACP reductase FabG, which produces MRLEGKVAIVTGGAKGLGEAMAKTFSKEGAKVIAVDMSELTYSDSNIEGYQLNVTDREACKTFSDYIANKYGKVDILVNNAGITRDALLAKMTDEMWDQVIDVNLTGLYNLTKHIGTYMMNQGHGSIINIASVVGEYGNIGQSNYAATKSAIFGLTKTWAKEFARKGANVRVNAISPGYIMTDILKTVPEELLNKFAKMTMLGRLGQPQEIANAALFLASDEASYVTGHTLSVNGGMRL; this is translated from the coding sequence ATGCGTTTAGAAGGTAAAGTAGCAATAGTAACTGGAGGAGCTAAAGGTCTTGGAGAGGCTATGGCAAAAACCTTCTCAAAAGAAGGAGCAAAAGTTATCGCAGTAGACATGAGTGAATTGACTTATAGTGATTCCAATATTGAAGGTTATCAATTAAATGTAACAGACCGGGAAGCATGTAAAACTTTTTCCGATTATATTGCCAATAAATATGGAAAAGTTGATATTCTAGTTAATAATGCAGGGATTACCAGAGATGCATTGTTAGCCAAGATGACAGACGAAATGTGGGATCAAGTTATTGATGTCAATTTAACTGGGTTATACAACTTAACAAAGCATATTGGTACATATATGATGAATCAAGGACATGGTTCTATTATCAACATCGCTTCAGTTGTTGGAGAGTATGGCAATATTGGTCAATCCAATTATGCAGCAACTAAATCTGCGATTTTCGGCTTAACAAAAACTTGGGCAAAGGAATTTGCTAGAAAAGGTGCTAATGTAAGAGTTAATGCCATCTCACCAGGTTATATTATGACAGATATATTAAAAACTGTACCAGAAGAATTGCTTAATAAATTTGCCAAAATGACGATGTTGGGTCGTTTAGGTCAACCTCAAGAAATAGCAAATGCAGCATTATTCTTAGCTAGTGATGAAGCGTCATATGTAACAGGCCATACCTTATCTGTAAATGGTGGTATGAGATTATAA
- a CDS encoding TetR/AcrR family transcriptional regulator, protein MSKKLETRNRIMKIALKLFSEQGYYATTTKQIAQAAEISEITLFRHFGTKENLFQETTFNYVKDINIKNEIERLKKQDFTESIIEIARDYLDFCYRNRKLYKIQMRLTDDEKDFVRLKLSREFVKVLEDYFRDLLDENIIDGNPHIMAVTLINSILGAFTVHVLTDNSFTETSLEELVDEHAKQFAKFYRK, encoded by the coding sequence ATGTCTAAAAAATTAGAGACTCGTAACAGGATTATGAAGATTGCTTTGAAGTTATTTTCTGAGCAGGGGTATTATGCGACTACAACAAAACAGATTGCTCAAGCGGCTGAAATAAGTGAAATAACATTATTTAGACATTTCGGTACGAAAGAAAATTTGTTTCAAGAGACGACTTTTAATTATGTCAAAGACATTAATATTAAGAATGAAATTGAAAGGCTAAAAAAGCAGGATTTTACTGAAAGTATTATAGAAATTGCTAGAGATTATTTGGACTTTTGTTATAGAAATAGAAAGCTGTATAAAATTCAAATGCGATTAACTGATGATGAAAAAGATTTTGTACGTCTTAAATTATCAAGAGAGTTTGTAAAAGTACTAGAAGACTACTTTAGAGATTTATTAGATGAAAATATCATCGATGGGAATCCACATATAATGGCTGTAACATTAATTAATAGTATCTTAGGAGCATTTACTGTGCATGTGTTAACGGATAATTCCTTTACAGAGACATCATTAGAAGAACTTGTAGATGAGCATGCTAAACAGTTTGCAAAGTTTTATAGGAAGTAG
- a CDS encoding ABC transporter ATP-binding protein codes for MSELALKVENLEVAYGNIKALKGINIDVPAGKVVALLGANGAGKTTTLKSISGIVQKQEGHIYFHDQDITRLSPAQITTLGIVQSPEGRQIFPDLTVEENLRIGAFTIKRRGVISENYARVFRYFPILKERKKQVAATLSGGEQQMLAIARALMASPKVLLLDEPSLGLAPLIVKDIFNIIKEINSEGTTVLIIEQNALQTLKIADYAYVLEVGQINMEGKASELIQDKQLIEAYLGGH; via the coding sequence ATGTCTGAACTAGCCTTGAAAGTAGAGAACTTAGAGGTAGCCTATGGAAACATCAAGGCTTTGAAGGGGATTAATATAGACGTACCTGCAGGTAAAGTTGTTGCACTGCTTGGGGCAAATGGAGCTGGTAAAACCACGACATTAAAGTCCATTTCTGGGATTGTACAGAAGCAAGAAGGGCATATTTATTTCCATGATCAAGACATCACCAGATTATCACCTGCTCAGATTACCACTTTGGGTATCGTTCAGTCACCAGAAGGGAGGCAAATTTTCCCCGATTTAACAGTGGAAGAGAATTTACGTATTGGAGCTTTTACCATTAAGAGAAGAGGCGTGATAAGTGAAAATTATGCCAGAGTATTCCGTTATTTTCCTATATTAAAAGAAAGAAAAAAGCAAGTTGCCGCTACCTTAAGTGGTGGTGAGCAGCAAATGCTTGCTATAGCTAGGGCCTTAATGGCCAGTCCAAAAGTGCTGTTACTTGATGAACCGTCACTAGGATTAGCACCACTAATTGTTAAAGATATTTTCAATATTATTAAGGAAATTAATAGTGAAGGAACTACGGTACTAATCATTGAACAAAATGCATTACAAACTCTAAAGATAGCCGATTATGCTTATGTTCTTGAAGTGGGTCAAATTAATATGGAAGGTAAAGCTAGTGAGTTAATTCAAGATAAGCAATTGATTGAGGCGTATTTAGGAGGGCATTGA